A window of Nicotiana tabacum cultivar K326 chromosome 24, ASM71507v2, whole genome shotgun sequence contains these coding sequences:
- the LOC107779148 gene encoding uncharacterized protein LOC107779148 isoform X3, with amino-acid sequence MRKLITYWTIFSFISLFEHVFEKLIEWVPLWPYIKLITICWLVIPQFNGACYFYQNLIHPSLLVKLDAVITQFYGSCYVYQRLLYSCLSVNLQIVTDWLNKPMEDPSLDYKSFLAMAERYLEENGSDDLVKLIASKSKDYSLNHYVEEIKTIDASDEAGMLIPNQIVCEGAGSFWKDIKTMEHMAKHEAAEPKHVKSVRENLIWIEKKTTGTQVNETAAPTNQVNQLKQEEVKHAAAVRSEHSTNEELKEKVHLSAADLNGREHLVKLQKTMSSTAVAEENECSAPEELIANKSKDHSLNHHGEGIKATDICDKAGILTPSQAKPDTIFPGPKLEVVTPTSKPSSSSSLKENVKVWSCAHCQISTTSEGDLNEHLQGKKHKKKEAAFRAEKDEKNYNIDPLQNKPKSIQFVESCNDLRIGQKSEECSLGPNDNDAPSLLIDDNADDLRKNVYNTTHEKQNSKEHENREFKFWCETCKVGTLSEKVMEDHKMGKKHARHLRQLEQAVLITNS; translated from the exons ATGAGGAAGCTAATTACATATTGGACCatcttttcctttatttctcTGTTCGAGCACGTATTTGAGAAACTTATCGAATG GGTTCCTCTGTGGccatatataaaattaattaccATATGTTGGCTGGTAATACCTCAGTTTAATGGCGCgtgttatttttatcaaaatcttaTTCATCCAAGTTTGCTGGTGAAACTGGACGCTGTTATCACTCAGTTTTATGGTTCTTGTTATGTTTACCAACGCCTTCTATATTCGTGCTTGTCTGTCAACCTTCAAATTGTCACTGACTGGCTTAACAAGCCAATGGAGGATCCATCTCTCGATTATAAATCGTTTCTGGCTATGGCAGAGAGGTATCTCGAGGAAAATGGATCTGATGATCTGGTGAAACTTATTGCAAGCAAG TCCAAGGATTATAGTTTGAATCATTATGTTGAAGAGATAAAGACTATTGATGCTAGTGATGAAGCAGGAATGCTTATACCCAACCAG ATAGTGTGTGAAGGGGCTGGTTCCTTTTGGAAAGATATCAAAACGATGGAACACATGGCAAAACATGAAGCAGCTGAGCCCAAACAT GTTAAAAGTGTAAGGGAAAATCTAATTTGGATTGAGAAGAAAACGACAGGAACACAGGTCAATGAAACAGCAGCTCCAACAAATCAGGTAAATCAGCTTAAGCAGGAGGAAGTTAAGCATGCCGCTGCAGTACGATCAGAGCACAGTACTAATgaagaattgaaagaaaaagTCCACCTATCAG CTGCAGATCTTAACGGGAGGGAGCACTTGGTCAAACTCCAAAAAACAATGAGTTCTACGGCTGTGGCAGAAGAGAATGAATGTAGTGCACCAGAGGAACTTATTGCAAACAAG TCCAAGGATCATAGTTTGAATCATCATGGGGAAGGGATCAAGGCTACAGACATTTGTGATAAAGCAGGAATACTCACCCCCAGCCAG GCTAAGCCTGACACAATTTTCCCTGGACCAAAATTGGAAGTTGTAACACCAACTTCCAAGCCTTCATCAAGCAGTTCTCTAAAGGAAAATGTTAAAGTGTGGAGTTGTGCACATTGTCAGATAAGTACTACAAGCGAAGGTGACCTGAATGAGCATCTCCAAGGAAAGAAACACAAAAAGAAGGAGGCTGCTTTTAGAGCAGAGAAGGATGAGAAAAACTACAACATTGATCCTTTACAAAATAAACCTAAATCCATCCAGTTTGTGGAATCTTGCAATGATCTGAGAATAGGGCAGAAATCAGAAGAATGCTCATTAGGGCCAAACGACAATGATGCACCATCCTTGTTGATAGATGACAATGCAGATGACTTGAGAAAAAATGTATATAATACAACTCATGAAAAGCAAAACAGTAAGGAGCATGAGAATAGAGAGTTCAAATTTTGGTGTGAGACATGCAAGGTAGGGACCTTGTCTGAAAAGGTGATGGAGGACCATAAGATGGGAAAGAAGCATGCCCGGCATCTTCGACAACTTGAACAAGCAGTGCTAATAACAAATTCATGA
- the LOC107779148 gene encoding uncharacterized protein LOC107779148 isoform X1 has protein sequence MSFLGFAFLIIDFLAWPVLALGYPLCASIRAIETGSEYHMRKLITYWTIFSFISLFEHVFEKLIEWVPLWPYIKLITICWLVIPQFNGACYFYQNLIHPSLLVKLDAVITQFYGSCYVYQRLLYSCLSVNLQIVTDWLNKPMEDPSLDYKSFLAMAERYLEENGSDDLVKLIASKSKDYSLNHYVEEIKTIDASDEAGMLIPNQIVCEGAGSFWKDIKTMEHMAKHEAAEPKHVKSVRENLIWIEKKTTGTQVNETAAPTNQVNQLKQEEVKHAAAVRSEHSTNEELKEKVHLSAADLNGREHLVKLQKTMSSTAVAEENECSAPEELIANKSKDHSLNHHGEGIKATDICDKAGILTPSQAKPDTIFPGPKLEVVTPTSKPSSSSSLKENVKVWSCAHCQISTTSEGDLNEHLQGKKHKKKEAAFRAEKDEKNYNIDPLQNKPKSIQFVESCNDLRIGQKSEECSLGPNDNDAPSLLIDDNADDLRKNVYNTTHEKQNSKEHENREFKFWCETCKVGTLSEKVMEDHKMGKKHARHLRQLEQAVLITNS, from the exons ATGAGTTTTCTCGGATTTGCGTTTCTAATAATCGATTTCCTAGCTTG GCCTGTACTTGCTCTGGGATATCCTCT ATGTGCTTCAATCCGAGCGATTGAGACTGGCTCCGAGTATCACATGAGGAAGCTAATTACATATTGGACCatcttttcctttatttctcTGTTCGAGCACGTATTTGAGAAACTTATCGAATG GGTTCCTCTGTGGccatatataaaattaattaccATATGTTGGCTGGTAATACCTCAGTTTAATGGCGCgtgttatttttatcaaaatcttaTTCATCCAAGTTTGCTGGTGAAACTGGACGCTGTTATCACTCAGTTTTATGGTTCTTGTTATGTTTACCAACGCCTTCTATATTCGTGCTTGTCTGTCAACCTTCAAATTGTCACTGACTGGCTTAACAAGCCAATGGAGGATCCATCTCTCGATTATAAATCGTTTCTGGCTATGGCAGAGAGGTATCTCGAGGAAAATGGATCTGATGATCTGGTGAAACTTATTGCAAGCAAG TCCAAGGATTATAGTTTGAATCATTATGTTGAAGAGATAAAGACTATTGATGCTAGTGATGAAGCAGGAATGCTTATACCCAACCAG ATAGTGTGTGAAGGGGCTGGTTCCTTTTGGAAAGATATCAAAACGATGGAACACATGGCAAAACATGAAGCAGCTGAGCCCAAACAT GTTAAAAGTGTAAGGGAAAATCTAATTTGGATTGAGAAGAAAACGACAGGAACACAGGTCAATGAAACAGCAGCTCCAACAAATCAGGTAAATCAGCTTAAGCAGGAGGAAGTTAAGCATGCCGCTGCAGTACGATCAGAGCACAGTACTAATgaagaattgaaagaaaaagTCCACCTATCAG CTGCAGATCTTAACGGGAGGGAGCACTTGGTCAAACTCCAAAAAACAATGAGTTCTACGGCTGTGGCAGAAGAGAATGAATGTAGTGCACCAGAGGAACTTATTGCAAACAAG TCCAAGGATCATAGTTTGAATCATCATGGGGAAGGGATCAAGGCTACAGACATTTGTGATAAAGCAGGAATACTCACCCCCAGCCAG GCTAAGCCTGACACAATTTTCCCTGGACCAAAATTGGAAGTTGTAACACCAACTTCCAAGCCTTCATCAAGCAGTTCTCTAAAGGAAAATGTTAAAGTGTGGAGTTGTGCACATTGTCAGATAAGTACTACAAGCGAAGGTGACCTGAATGAGCATCTCCAAGGAAAGAAACACAAAAAGAAGGAGGCTGCTTTTAGAGCAGAGAAGGATGAGAAAAACTACAACATTGATCCTTTACAAAATAAACCTAAATCCATCCAGTTTGTGGAATCTTGCAATGATCTGAGAATAGGGCAGAAATCAGAAGAATGCTCATTAGGGCCAAACGACAATGATGCACCATCCTTGTTGATAGATGACAATGCAGATGACTTGAGAAAAAATGTATATAATACAACTCATGAAAAGCAAAACAGTAAGGAGCATGAGAATAGAGAGTTCAAATTTTGGTGTGAGACATGCAAGGTAGGGACCTTGTCTGAAAAGGTGATGGAGGACCATAAGATGGGAAAGAAGCATGCCCGGCATCTTCGACAACTTGAACAAGCAGTGCTAATAACAAATTCATGA
- the LOC107779148 gene encoding uncharacterized protein LOC107779148 isoform X2: MSFLGFAFLIIDFLAWPVLALGYPLCASIRAIETGSEYHMRKLITYWTIFSFISLFEHVFEKLIEWVPLWPYIKLITICWLVIPQFNGACYFYQNLIHPSLLVKLDAVITQFYGSCYVYQRLLYSCLSVNLQIVTDWLNKPMEDPSLDYKSFLAMAERYLEENGSDDLVKLIASKSKDYSLNHYVEEIKTIDASDEAGMLIPNQVKSVRENLIWIEKKTTGTQVNETAAPTNQVNQLKQEEVKHAAAVRSEHSTNEELKEKVHLSAADLNGREHLVKLQKTMSSTAVAEENECSAPEELIANKSKDHSLNHHGEGIKATDICDKAGILTPSQAKPDTIFPGPKLEVVTPTSKPSSSSSLKENVKVWSCAHCQISTTSEGDLNEHLQGKKHKKKEAAFRAEKDEKNYNIDPLQNKPKSIQFVESCNDLRIGQKSEECSLGPNDNDAPSLLIDDNADDLRKNVYNTTHEKQNSKEHENREFKFWCETCKVGTLSEKVMEDHKMGKKHARHLRQLEQAVLITNS, from the exons ATGAGTTTTCTCGGATTTGCGTTTCTAATAATCGATTTCCTAGCTTG GCCTGTACTTGCTCTGGGATATCCTCT ATGTGCTTCAATCCGAGCGATTGAGACTGGCTCCGAGTATCACATGAGGAAGCTAATTACATATTGGACCatcttttcctttatttctcTGTTCGAGCACGTATTTGAGAAACTTATCGAATG GGTTCCTCTGTGGccatatataaaattaattaccATATGTTGGCTGGTAATACCTCAGTTTAATGGCGCgtgttatttttatcaaaatcttaTTCATCCAAGTTTGCTGGTGAAACTGGACGCTGTTATCACTCAGTTTTATGGTTCTTGTTATGTTTACCAACGCCTTCTATATTCGTGCTTGTCTGTCAACCTTCAAATTGTCACTGACTGGCTTAACAAGCCAATGGAGGATCCATCTCTCGATTATAAATCGTTTCTGGCTATGGCAGAGAGGTATCTCGAGGAAAATGGATCTGATGATCTGGTGAAACTTATTGCAAGCAAG TCCAAGGATTATAGTTTGAATCATTATGTTGAAGAGATAAAGACTATTGATGCTAGTGATGAAGCAGGAATGCTTATACCCAACCAG GTTAAAAGTGTAAGGGAAAATCTAATTTGGATTGAGAAGAAAACGACAGGAACACAGGTCAATGAAACAGCAGCTCCAACAAATCAGGTAAATCAGCTTAAGCAGGAGGAAGTTAAGCATGCCGCTGCAGTACGATCAGAGCACAGTACTAATgaagaattgaaagaaaaagTCCACCTATCAG CTGCAGATCTTAACGGGAGGGAGCACTTGGTCAAACTCCAAAAAACAATGAGTTCTACGGCTGTGGCAGAAGAGAATGAATGTAGTGCACCAGAGGAACTTATTGCAAACAAG TCCAAGGATCATAGTTTGAATCATCATGGGGAAGGGATCAAGGCTACAGACATTTGTGATAAAGCAGGAATACTCACCCCCAGCCAG GCTAAGCCTGACACAATTTTCCCTGGACCAAAATTGGAAGTTGTAACACCAACTTCCAAGCCTTCATCAAGCAGTTCTCTAAAGGAAAATGTTAAAGTGTGGAGTTGTGCACATTGTCAGATAAGTACTACAAGCGAAGGTGACCTGAATGAGCATCTCCAAGGAAAGAAACACAAAAAGAAGGAGGCTGCTTTTAGAGCAGAGAAGGATGAGAAAAACTACAACATTGATCCTTTACAAAATAAACCTAAATCCATCCAGTTTGTGGAATCTTGCAATGATCTGAGAATAGGGCAGAAATCAGAAGAATGCTCATTAGGGCCAAACGACAATGATGCACCATCCTTGTTGATAGATGACAATGCAGATGACTTGAGAAAAAATGTATATAATACAACTCATGAAAAGCAAAACAGTAAGGAGCATGAGAATAGAGAGTTCAAATTTTGGTGTGAGACATGCAAGGTAGGGACCTTGTCTGAAAAGGTGATGGAGGACCATAAGATGGGAAAGAAGCATGCCCGGCATCTTCGACAACTTGAACAAGCAGTGCTAATAACAAATTCATGA
- the LOC107779148 gene encoding uncharacterized protein LOC107779148 isoform X4, with translation MSFLGFAFLIIDFLAWPVLALGYPLCASIRAIETGSEYHMRKLITYWTIFSFISLFEHVFEKLIEWVPLWPYIKLITICWLVIPQFNGACYFYQNLIHPSLLVKLDAVITQFYGSCYVYQRLLYSCLSVNLQIVTDWLNKPMEDPSLDYKSFLAMAERYLEENGSDDLVKLIASKVKSVRENLIWIEKKTTGTQVNETAAPTNQVNQLKQEEVKHAAAVRSEHSTNEELKEKVHLSAADLNGREHLVKLQKTMSSTAVAEENECSAPEELIANKSKDHSLNHHGEGIKATDICDKAGILTPSQAKPDTIFPGPKLEVVTPTSKPSSSSSLKENVKVWSCAHCQISTTSEGDLNEHLQGKKHKKKEAAFRAEKDEKNYNIDPLQNKPKSIQFVESCNDLRIGQKSEECSLGPNDNDAPSLLIDDNADDLRKNVYNTTHEKQNSKEHENREFKFWCETCKVGTLSEKVMEDHKMGKKHARHLRQLEQAVLITNS, from the exons ATGAGTTTTCTCGGATTTGCGTTTCTAATAATCGATTTCCTAGCTTG GCCTGTACTTGCTCTGGGATATCCTCT ATGTGCTTCAATCCGAGCGATTGAGACTGGCTCCGAGTATCACATGAGGAAGCTAATTACATATTGGACCatcttttcctttatttctcTGTTCGAGCACGTATTTGAGAAACTTATCGAATG GGTTCCTCTGTGGccatatataaaattaattaccATATGTTGGCTGGTAATACCTCAGTTTAATGGCGCgtgttatttttatcaaaatcttaTTCATCCAAGTTTGCTGGTGAAACTGGACGCTGTTATCACTCAGTTTTATGGTTCTTGTTATGTTTACCAACGCCTTCTATATTCGTGCTTGTCTGTCAACCTTCAAATTGTCACTGACTGGCTTAACAAGCCAATGGAGGATCCATCTCTCGATTATAAATCGTTTCTGGCTATGGCAGAGAGGTATCTCGAGGAAAATGGATCTGATGATCTGGTGAAACTTATTGCAAGCAAG GTTAAAAGTGTAAGGGAAAATCTAATTTGGATTGAGAAGAAAACGACAGGAACACAGGTCAATGAAACAGCAGCTCCAACAAATCAGGTAAATCAGCTTAAGCAGGAGGAAGTTAAGCATGCCGCTGCAGTACGATCAGAGCACAGTACTAATgaagaattgaaagaaaaagTCCACCTATCAG CTGCAGATCTTAACGGGAGGGAGCACTTGGTCAAACTCCAAAAAACAATGAGTTCTACGGCTGTGGCAGAAGAGAATGAATGTAGTGCACCAGAGGAACTTATTGCAAACAAG TCCAAGGATCATAGTTTGAATCATCATGGGGAAGGGATCAAGGCTACAGACATTTGTGATAAAGCAGGAATACTCACCCCCAGCCAG GCTAAGCCTGACACAATTTTCCCTGGACCAAAATTGGAAGTTGTAACACCAACTTCCAAGCCTTCATCAAGCAGTTCTCTAAAGGAAAATGTTAAAGTGTGGAGTTGTGCACATTGTCAGATAAGTACTACAAGCGAAGGTGACCTGAATGAGCATCTCCAAGGAAAGAAACACAAAAAGAAGGAGGCTGCTTTTAGAGCAGAGAAGGATGAGAAAAACTACAACATTGATCCTTTACAAAATAAACCTAAATCCATCCAGTTTGTGGAATCTTGCAATGATCTGAGAATAGGGCAGAAATCAGAAGAATGCTCATTAGGGCCAAACGACAATGATGCACCATCCTTGTTGATAGATGACAATGCAGATGACTTGAGAAAAAATGTATATAATACAACTCATGAAAAGCAAAACAGTAAGGAGCATGAGAATAGAGAGTTCAAATTTTGGTGTGAGACATGCAAGGTAGGGACCTTGTCTGAAAAGGTGATGGAGGACCATAAGATGGGAAAGAAGCATGCCCGGCATCTTCGACAACTTGAACAAGCAGTGCTAATAACAAATTCATGA